A stretch of the Thermofilum adornatum genome encodes the following:
- a CDS encoding KaiC domain-containing protein encodes MSVIEKVKTGIPGFDDLLFGGIPKRNIVLLSGGPGTGKSIFGQQYLYYGLQQGEPGVLVALEEHPVQVRRNMAHFGWDIKKYEDSGQFAIVDAFTGGIGEAAKREKYVVTSIDDVGELIDVVKTAIKDVKAERVVIDSVSTLYMSKPAVARSVMMQLKRVLSGLGATSILVSQVSVTERGFGGPGVEHAADGIVRLDLDEVNGELVRSLIVWKMRGTKHDMKRRPFDITDKGIVVYSDRVIKLRGTMYSGE; translated from the coding sequence ATGAGTGTAATTGAAAAAGTTAAAACTGGAATTCCAGGGTTTGATGATCTTCTTTTTGGAGGTATCCCAAAGAGAAACATTGTTTTACTCTCAGGAGGCCCCGGCACAGGCAAGTCCATATTTGGTCAGCAATACCTGTACTACGGCTTGCAGCAGGGGGAGCCCGGCGTACTAGTAGCACTTGAAGAACACCCTGTCCAAGTAAGACGAAACATGGCTCACTTCGGCTGGGACATAAAGAAGTACGAGGACAGCGGGCAATTTGCAATAGTTGATGCCTTTACTGGTGGTATTGGGGAAGCTGCCAAAAGAGAAAAATACGTGGTGACGAGCATAGACGATGTTGGAGAATTGATAGATGTAGTTAAAACGGCGATCAAAGACGTGAAGGCGGAAAGAGTGGTCATAGACTCTGTTTCGACGCTCTACATGAGTAAGCCAGCTGTGGCCAGGTCAGTAATGATGCAACTTAAAAGGGTTCTCTCGGGTCTGGGGGCAACATCAATTCTAGTGTCTCAGGTCAGCGTCACTGAGAGAGGCTTCGGCGGGCCAGGCGTAGAACACGCGGCCGACGGAATAGTAAGGCTAGATCTCGACGAGGTAAACGGCGAACTAGTGAGGTCTCTAATTGTCTGGAAGATGAGGGGGACAAAGCACGACATGAAGAGGCGGCCCTTCGACATAACGGACAAGGGCATAGTTGTCTATAGCGATAGGGTAATAAAGCTGAGAGGAACAATGTATAGTGGTGAGTAA
- a CDS encoding transcriptional regulator — protein sequence MEVPLKPLGKEDTRKLELALIFGTLMRQDVLEKIRNAEDKITWLDSLIIASGALARERAGMPVTKIAEELGRTEATIRNHLTGKTEAGKIVKETYELLVKKGGKLEFLIPGGEEIEKLRRENEELKKKIENVKQALQSLLSTL from the coding sequence ATGGAGGTACCCCTGAAGCCCTTAGGTAAAGAAGACACCAGGAAACTAGAACTTGCACTCATTTTTGGCACGTTAATGAGGCAAGACGTATTAGAGAAAATAAGGAACGCAGAGGACAAGATAACCTGGCTAGATTCTTTGATCATAGCCTCCGGGGCGCTAGCTAGGGAGAGAGCCGGCATGCCAGTCACAAAGATAGCAGAGGAGCTCGGCAGAACCGAGGCAACAATCAGAAACCACCTGACTGGGAAAACTGAGGCAGGCAAAATAGTCAAAGAAACATACGAATTACTCGTTAAAAAAGGCGGCAAGCTAGAGTTCCTGATACCGGGAGGCGAAGAAATCGAAAAACTGAGACGTGAAAACGAGGAACTCAAAAAGAAAATAGAAAACGTGAAGCAAGCCCTCCAAAGCTTACTTTCAACCCTTTAG
- a CDS encoding glycogen synthase produces the protein MNGKSVLMVTFEATPFVKVGGLAEVPSNLARYLSSLGWRSLVALPSHAPTGSRGEKIIDSFTTPMGEVFVGIGTWYNVTFLLFSGSVLSNSAVYSEDVMESKVKLFATSLSIFLSRADELLGGFPNIIHFHDWHSVYSLIKLKHDFPSGKWYSAFHIHLLVKRRIKPEIFPELGVPLDWVHEIRIDGRKETYTLEEALARSNFIAEKVGAYEADRLITVSKAYLHDEVLPFLGHGFSEKSRVIYNATDWTFENAKAEVLREHGNNIIDFSGETNLNRRLDLRKYFLLRGIASLRSEEPVIPDERIKKIIQDISLPPLRENGKPEPFLFDGPLAITTGRLARQKGFDLMVEAVPRVLRELGNAKFVFLVLPVWGGEDYIYQLADLQRSYPENVRVIYGVAPSIYKLAHLASDVFFAPSRWEPFGIMALEAMATGNPLVASRTGGLKEIVLDVNDHGDKGTGLLVPPGDPYELGEALRDMLAFMEASNTGNLGWYLKKIGNEKLVRLLEEYPDAGEILRKNCIERVEKYFSWSASAATASAIYGELLKG, from the coding sequence GTGAACGGAAAATCCGTACTAATGGTTACGTTCGAGGCTACTCCCTTCGTAAAGGTAGGCGGCTTGGCAGAGGTTCCAAGCAACCTTGCAAGGTATCTCTCAAGTCTAGGGTGGAGAAGCCTTGTTGCTCTGCCCTCACATGCGCCGACTGGTTCCCGTGGCGAAAAAATAATTGATTCGTTTACTACTCCAATGGGAGAAGTCTTCGTCGGAATAGGGACATGGTACAATGTCACATTTCTACTTTTCTCCGGCTCTGTCTTGAGCAACTCGGCAGTGTATTCAGAAGACGTCATGGAGAGCAAGGTTAAGCTTTTCGCCACTTCTCTATCCATTTTCTTGTCGAGGGCAGATGAGTTGCTAGGCGGATTCCCAAATATTATTCACTTCCACGACTGGCACAGCGTCTATTCGCTCATAAAGTTGAAGCATGATTTTCCCTCCGGGAAATGGTACTCTGCTTTCCATATACATCTACTTGTGAAGAGAAGAATCAAGCCCGAGATTTTTCCAGAGCTTGGAGTCCCACTAGACTGGGTACACGAAATACGTATAGATGGAAGAAAAGAGACATATACCCTTGAAGAAGCCCTCGCGCGCTCAAACTTTATCGCCGAGAAGGTGGGGGCCTACGAGGCTGACAGATTAATCACAGTGAGCAAGGCATACCTACATGACGAGGTTTTACCTTTTCTGGGACACGGCTTCTCTGAAAAATCACGCGTTATCTATAACGCGACCGACTGGACGTTTGAAAATGCAAAAGCAGAAGTCCTTCGGGAACATGGAAATAATATTATCGATTTTTCTGGAGAGACAAATCTCAACAGGCGGCTGGATCTTAGAAAATACTTTCTACTGAGGGGGATAGCATCGCTTAGAAGTGAAGAGCCAGTGATTCCAGACGAGAGGATAAAAAAGATTATTCAAGACATTTCGCTGCCTCCTCTCCGTGAAAATGGAAAGCCGGAGCCATTTCTCTTTGACGGTCCCTTGGCGATAACAACAGGTAGACTGGCTAGACAGAAGGGCTTTGACTTGATGGTTGAGGCTGTCCCGCGTGTGCTTAGAGAGCTCGGAAACGCAAAGTTCGTGTTTCTAGTTTTGCCTGTGTGGGGAGGAGAAGATTATATTTATCAGCTAGCTGATCTCCAGAGGAGCTATCCAGAAAATGTACGCGTGATATATGGAGTTGCGCCTTCAATCTACAAGCTGGCGCACCTAGCGTCAGACGTGTTTTTCGCCCCCTCGAGGTGGGAACCCTTTGGGATAATGGCGCTCGAAGCCATGGCTACTGGTAACCCACTTGTAGCGTCTCGCACTGGTGGCCTAAAAGAAATTGTCCTAGACGTAAATGATCATGGAGACAAAGGCACAGGGCTACTTGTTCCTCCGGGCGACCCATATGAGTTAGGCGAGGCCTTGAGAGACATGCTGGCGTTCATGGAGGCTTCAAATACCGGTAACTTGGGGTGGTATTTAAAGAAGATTGGCAACGAGAAGCTTGTTAGGTTGCTAGAGGAATACCCGGACGCTGGCGAGATTTTGAGGAAGAACTGTATAGAAAGGGTAGAAAAATACTTTAGTTGGAGCGCGTCTGCAGCGACAGCGTCAGCTATATACGGTGAGCTTCTAAAGGGTTGA